In Brettanomyces bruxellensis chromosome 7, complete sequence, the sequence GCAACCATGCGCTATGCACTCCGATAAGCGCAGCCTGGCGCATGCAGCCTGCCTTTTATAATTACTATTCCTGTCTCCATAAACTTTCATGCTTGTTTACACATCATTCGCTCATGTCCAACCGGTCACAAATCTCCATACCGAAACTACTATTGAGAATTTGGACGATGCTgccaaataaaaattgaaatttggTGTCCTCAAGCTCATCCACAGTTAAAAGGCACTCCATAAAGCTCTCCTGAAGTTCGGATAAGTCAACATTGAAAGTATCATCCGCATCCTCTTGATAGTCGTCTTTCTTTCTGAGGCGGCGCAATATCTTAAGTTGCATGTTAACATTCTTTAGAAACTCATAGCTCTCGCTTTTTTGCTGCTTTAAGAGCCGCCCACTtcgaagaaaaagatccAATAGTGTTTTCCACTGCTGATAAGCCCCCTGGTTGTTTAATATCGCTGCTAGAATAAAGCTGAATTTGAACTCCGCCAAATAACGCTGCATAAAGTCACAGGTCACTCCCTGGTTAAACTCCTTTTCTATTATCCATGTTCTGTCGAGGTAATCctccattttatttttactttctgCCTTGACTaatgtttttttatcaCTGATGTCAATTACGCTCATTTTCAATGTATTCTCGTTCAATCTCTTTAAGCCAGTCGTTAGATCATCCATGTATTTACGATCTCTTTCGTTTGTATTTCGTCGTTTCATGATTGCCTCATCTAATTTTCGGATCTCCAATGTTGTAGCATCTTCCGAAGTCACATTTCCTGTATCATTACTTAGATATTTACGATAATCAAATCCATCCATGATGCTTTTAGGGTCTATTCCAAATTCTTCGATACCGCTCTGATAGTTAGCCATTTTTGAGACGTACATCTCTTCGGTAATGCCATACTGGACTCCATTTTGAAGTTCTACCGTCTCgattttgatgaatatACTATCAATTGCATCCTTGGAGTGTTCCAGGCTTATGAGAATCACCGTTCCGGATTTTGCATTCACAAATCTGCCAACTCGAGAGCTGTTTATAGTATCTGTTATGTGGATAAGATGACATCCCGGTGGGATTAGTTTTATACCCTGAAAATTTACATATGTATCCGTTTTGTAGAAAAGCGTATCTATTCCCACCTGATATTGTGCTGAATGAAGATTTTGGAATAAAGCACATGCCGTGCCTTCAACCGTGTTCATCGTAACTCGAGTCCGTGGGCTTATATATGAATATTCTTGGTTGTTGTCAGATTGTATCATTGGAAAAACGGCGAAAACCATGTTGCGCTATTCCGCGCATGGGGTGCGAGGAGCTGGCGCCGGAGATCAAAGGGGTGTTAGGATGTACAAagtctttttttgaaccaAAATTCAGCATATTTTATGATAAGGTTAATCACGCACTTCATGTATAGAGATGGATGCTTTTGCTTGAATTATGTTAATCCCGATTGAACGAGTAGAAAAGTTAAGCTTAAAGATGTCACATCAGCTCAAAGTGGGTCTTGAAATACACACGCAGCTTAAAACTGCAAGAAagcttttttcactttcgcATAACAACACATCACTATTAAGTACAAAACCGAACTCTGAGGTGTCATTTTTTGATGTCAGCTTACCAGGAACACAGCCCTTGTTGAATCCAGAGGTTCTATTTTGTGCTCTAAAGTGTGCAGTTGCAATGAATTGCCAAGTCCACCCGGAATCACGGTTTGACAGAAAGCATTATTTTTACGGAGATCAACCTTTGGGGTACCAAATAACACAGAGATACCATGCATTGGCTAATGACGGGTGGGTGAAACTGACAAGGAGGTATGATGGGCTCCCAGAGGACCGGAAAATCCGCATTGAACAGATCCAAATTGAGCAAGATACAGGAAGATCTCTATATCGGCTGGAGGAAGGTACTACAGATATTGACTTTAACCGGTCGAATATTCCACTAATTGAAATGGTGACAAAGCCGGACTTTAGCAGCATTGAGCAGGTGCGTTCCTTTATCAAGAAGTATGCGAGAATGCTTCAGAATTTGGACGTTTGTACAGGTGAGTTGGAAACAGGGGCAATTCGTGTTGATGTCAACGTTAATGTTGATGAACATCCCAGGGTTGAGCTCAAGAACATTCCTACAACTCCAGCAATCGTGAGCGCTCTCAGATACGAGTACACCCGGCAGTGTGAAGTCATtgaaagaggagaaaaggTGGCAGATGTGGAAACTAGAGGCTGggatggaaagaagacTTATCGGCTTAGATCGAAAGAAGATGCCATTGATTACAGATATATGCCGGATCCAGAGCTCCCTGCCATTCGTTTAGATACTGAAGATGTGCTGGCGGGTA encodes:
- a CDS encoding uncharacterized protein (BUSCO:EOG09262MFL), with the translated sequence MSHQLKVGLEIHTQLKTARKLFSLSHNNTSLLSTKPNSEVSFFDVSLPGTQPLLNPEVLFCALKCAVAMNCQVHPESRFDRKHYFYGDQPLGYQITQRYHALANDGWVKLTRRYDGLPEDRKIRIEQIQIEQDTGRSLYRLEEGTTDIDFNRSNIPLIEMVTKPDFSSIEQVRSFIKKYARMLQNLDVCTGELETGAIRVDVNVNVDEHPRVELKNIPTTPAIVSALRYEYTRQCEVIERGEKVADVETRGWDGKKTYRLRSKEDAIDYRYMPDPELPAIRLDTEDVLAGIKSIMPPTIEQQMDDLMENFELKLRDVNILMSNPKLLQYYVQLYAEVVGHLKLENPINWVVHDLLGCISKSELDFSSDILPVRQFATLLSLVADKTLTKRNAKLLLMHLVNNSGDRNKPLLDLVNAFNMNSKKESTSGDEASHVEEICSLVLKNNQNIVYDIIDKGKSSKINFLIGQCMRECHGKIDAQEFRVVLDKQLAAKI